Sequence from the Janthinobacterium lividum genome:
AAACGCGCGGCATACCCCGTCCGCTGCTGCCGGCCGATGCGAAGACGCTCAAGCTGCAGCTGGCGCCAGGCGCCGGCATCGACGCCTTCCAGTTCGACGGCACGGGCAAGTTCGCTGCCGCCACGGGCGGCTTTGGCGGCACCGTGTCGGTGATCCCGGGCGGCCCCGAAGACATTGAAATCGTCGCCGACGGCGCATCGGCCACGCCGGACTTCGGCGGCGTGACGCTGCACGCTGCCAGCCTGAACGCGATCGGTGCGGCGCGCATCGTCGTCGGTTCCACCCCCATCGTCATCTATGGTCAGGGCGGCAACTACATCAGTTTTGGCACGGCGCAGGCGCATAACATCTATCTGCGTAGCGGCGCCGTCCTGTCGGCGCCGGAAGTGCTGCTGCTGGCGCGCGACCCGTGGAATATCGAATGGACGGCCGGCCTGATCGATATCGCGCCCGGCGCGGGCATCAACACCTTGGGACGCGGCAAGGTGGCCTATGACGCCAACGACGGCTTTGTTTACCAGAGCAATGCGGGCATCCACATGCTGGCCGCCTCGAACGGCTTGATGAATGTGGCGCCGGTCGGCGGTTCGGCGCGCGGCGGCATCAGCGTCGGCGTGTGCGGCGACGCCTGCACGGACAAAGGAACAGCCAGCCTGTATTCGGAAGGCACCTTGCTGATGTCGACGAACGGCAGTTTCGAACTCGATAACTCGGCCCGCTACGGCACGCGCAACCTGAGCCTGGCCGTGGGCGCCATCAACATGGGCAGCAGCGAGGCGCTGGCGGCGGCCCAGGCCAACGGCACGCGTTCGAGCGGCCTGGCCATGAACCAGGGCGTGCTGGACCGCCTGCTGCGCGGCGACACCAGCACGGGCGCGCCGGCCCTGCAGGCGCTGATGCTGAGCGCGGCCGACAGCGTCAATTTCTATGGCGACGTGGTGCTCGACACCTACGACAAGACGAGCGGCAAATCGACGCTGGAACGCCTGGTGCTGACCACGCCCGCCATGTATGGCCAGGGCGGCGCCGATGCCGTGGCGACCATCCGCACGGCTAACCTGATCTGGGGCGGCGCCTTGTCGCCGGCCGGCAATGTGATTACGCGCGGCGCCGGAACGGGCAGCGGCACCTTGAACCTGGAAGCGGAGCGCATCGATTTCGGCTTCGGCCCGTTCACGCAGCCGGCCGGTGTCGACTCGTTCGACCGCCTGGCGCTGGGTTTTGGCTACGTCAACCTGAAAGCGTCGGGCCAGGTCACGGCCAATCACAAGGGCAGCCTGTCCGTCTACCAGGCGCAGGGCGCCTATGAAACGGGCAAGGGCTACCAGTACAGCGGCGGCAATTTGAACATCAGCACCCCGCTGCTGACGGGCGACGCCGGTTCCGCGCACAGCTACACGGCGGGCGGCGCGCTGACGGTGGCGGCGCCGGCGGGCGCGGCGCCGGCCGCGCCCGTCAAGAGTAACGATGGACTGGGCGCCCAGCTGGCGTTGCACGGCGACAGCGTGAGCGTGGCGACGGCCGTGGTGTTGCCAAGCGGCAAGCTCACGGTCAGCGCGCAGCACGACATCACCGTGGCCGACGGCGCGCGCATCGACATGGCGGGCCGCAAGAGCACCTTCTTTGACGTGGACAAATACAGTTGGGGCGGCGACGTGACGCTGGACAGCCGCGCCGGCGACATCCGCCAGGGCGCGGGTAGCGTGATCGACCTGTCGGCCGTGAACAACCGCGCCGGCAGCCTGAAGGCCGTGGCGCTCGATGGCGCGGCCGGCATGGTGAACTTGCAGGGCAAGATCCTGGGCGGCGCCAGCGGCAGCTACGACGCGGGCGGTACAGTGGTGCCGTACAAGAAGGGCAGCGTGGACGTGCGCGCGCAAACCCTGGGCGAGGGCGGCAGCCTGGACAGCCAGTTCGCTTCGCTGAACGGGCGTTTGAACGAGGGCGGCGTGACGGGCGGGCGCAGCTTCCAGCTGAAACAGGGCGACTTGACCATCGGCAATGAACTCAAGGCGGGCGAGGTGCAGGTATCGCTTGACAATGGCCGCCTGACGGTGGCCGGCGTGATCGACGCCAGCGGCGAGCGCGTGGGCAGCATCCGCCTGGCCGGCAAGCATGGCATTACCTTGGCCGATAACGCCGTGCTCGACGCGCATGGCACGCTCTTGCGCGTCGACAGCTATGGCAAGATCATCGACAGCCCGAACCGGGCCATGGTGGAATTGAACGGGGGCGAGGGCCTGTTGAGCCTGGCGGGCGGCGCGCAGATCGACGTGCGCCACGGCACGGCGGCCGTGGCCGGCAAGGGCAAGGGCGAACACGACGGCGCCGCGCGCGGCACGCTGGAACTGAGCGCGCCGCGCCTGGGCAGCGGCGGTTCCCGCACGGACGCAGACGCGGCCACCTTCGGCGATATCGCCATCGCCACCGGTGGCGGTTTTACCGTGCGCGGCGCGAAATCGATCGCCGTCAACGCCATGCAGCGCTACGACGACGCGGCCTACGCCACGGACCTGTCGGCCAGCGGCCGGCCGTACCAGGTGATCAACCAGGCATATCTCGACAGCAAGCATGCGGACAGCACGGCCTTCATCGACGCGGCGCTGGCGAACACGAACTTGCGCAATATCAAGCTGGCGGGCTTGACCACGGCCGCGTATGCCGAGGCGCTGCACTTGCGTCCCGGCGTCGACATCGTCAGCAAGACGCCCGATGGCGACCTGGTGGTGCGGGGCGACCTGGATTTGTCGGGCATGCGCTACGCCAGCCTGAACCCGCGCTTCCCGCAAACGGCTGTGCGCGGTTCGGGCGAGGTCGGCAGCCTGCTGCTGCGCGCCGGCGGCGACCTGAGTATCTACGGCAGCATCAACGACGGCTTCGCGCCGCCGCCCGCCACCCAGGATGACAAGGGCTGGATCTTGCTGCCAGGGCGCGATATCAACGGCAGCGACGTCATCGTGCCGGGCCAGGGCGTGACCGTGGCCGATGGCACCTTGTTTCCGGGCGGTATCGCGCTCAATTACGACTTGCCCGTCAAGGGCTTCAATCTGCCCGCCAATACGCGCCTGCCCGTGGCCGTCACCCTCGACCAGCCTATGACGGTGCGGGCCGGCACCGTGCTGGCCGCCGCCGTGCGCGACAGCGCCGGCAATATCGTCCACGCGGCCGGCAGCCTGCTGGCGACGGAACAAGTGTTTACGCCTGGCATGCGCCTCGACGCGGGCAGCGTGCTGGCGCATGCGGTCAAGGTGCGCGCCATGACCTGGCCCAAGGGCGTGCCGCTGCCTGGCGTGGCCGGTGAACGCGGCGTCTTCGTACTTGATGGCAACCTGGCGCTGGCCGTGGGTGCATTGATTCCGTCCGGCATGGACGTCAAGCTGATGCCCAATGTGGAGTCTATCCAGCTGCGCCCGGAAGTGGCGGGCAGCCAGGGCAAGCTGTGGGCCATCGCGCCCATGCTGGCCGAAGGTTCGCAAGCGTGGGGCCTGCGCCTGGTGGCGGGCGCCGACCTGGAGGCGGCCGATACGCGCAGCGTGCAGGCGCATCCCGAGCATGCCACCTTGCGCCTGGCCGACAGCCATTACGGCGTGTATGGCGTGCTCGTGCCGCCGAAAGGGGTGCAGTACTGGACCAGGGAAGCGCAGGAACTGGGCGAGCGCGAGGGCATCCCCGGCATCGTGGCGGGCGAGCCCATCACCGAGGAATTCACCAGCCAGTTCGGCCAGACTGTCGAGGTATTTTGCGCCAACGACCCGACCCTGTGCGTGCTGAAGTTGGCATACGTGTGGACCAAGGCCGGTGCGGAAGAGTTCGCCGACCCCAGCGTGAAGGCGGGCGACGTGGTCGACCTGGACGGCCTGGGCTGGCCAACCATGTGCGAGGAAAACCCCACCTGGTGCGGTACCTCCAGCCCCAGCTACAATTACAAGCCGTCCAGCCTGCGCCACAGCGTGCTGCGCACGGGTACGGGCGACCTGGATATGGTCAGCGGCGGCGACCTGCGCGTGGACAGCCTGTACGGCGTGTACACGGCCGGCATGTCGTCTGTGCCGACCTCCGCAAGTGACCCGTTCAACCTGCCACGCTCGCGCAATGCGGACGGCACGGTGCTGGCCAACCCTGATGGCGCGCATGAGCGCCTGGTCGACGGCGGCGCCGACAGCATTTACCGGGCATGGTATCCGGACCAGGGCGGCAATCTGCTGCTGAAGGTGGCCGGTAACCTGAGCGGCTCGCTGGTCGACGCGCCTTCCGCCAGCAACGAGCGTCCCGTCAGCAAGGATGCCATGGCCGATTCGGCGGCAGTGGGCAACTGGCTGTGGCGCCAGGGCAGCGGCAGCGTGGCCACGGGCGGCCCGGCCCAGCCGACGGCGTGGTGGATCAATTTCGGCAGCTATGTGCGCCGCGATACCCTGGCCGACACCGTGCTGGGCTTTACGGGCTTCGGCACCCTGGGCGGCGGCAATCTGCGTGCGGAGGTGGCGGGCGACGCGGGCGTACAGACCTTGCTCACTGGCAGCTCCTATAACGGCAGCATCAATCCCCGTTCGCAGGGCTTGCTGCTGGCTGTCGGCGGCACGGGCCGCGTGCAGGCCGACGGCAGCTTGCTGCTGACGGGCGGCGGCGATCTCGACCTGCGCGTGGGTGGCGTCCTCAATCCGGCCGGTACGGCAGGCCTCAGTCACATAAATGGCGCGCTGATCGATTTGCGCGGCCACGCGGAAACGTCGGCCACGCAACTGGGCAGCCTGGCGCTGCAATACGGTTCGCAGCCGACCCAGCACGTGCCGCTGGAAACGCGGGCCTACGATGCCTTCACGGCCACGCGCGCCACGCCGCAGGGCGGCATGACCCTGGTGCCGGGCGACGCCACCTTCACCGTGGCGACGCTGGGCGACCAGGTGCTGCAGGATGTGGCCGACCCCGGTCGCGTGCCCCTGTTCAGCGCATCGGCGTTCACCAGCGCCAAGGGCGAGGCGGGCGTCGGCTACAGCTGGTTCAGCCTGTGGACGCCGCGCACGGCGCTCGACCTGTTCTCCGCCGGCGGCAACATGACGCCGCTGACCGCGCCGGTCGGCACGGCCACCGACCTGGCCGTCGTCTACCCGTCCATCGTGCGGGTCGCGGCGCCGAATGGCAGCTTGTATTACGGCAAGGCAACCGCCAGCTGGAATAGCGCCACCAGCTATGCCGATCCGCTGGTGCTGGCGCCATCGCCGAGTGCCCAGCTGGAATGGCTGGCCGGCGATTCCATCTATGCGGGCGGCTATGCCATCAGCCAGTCCGGCGCCGGCGCGGACAGCATGGCGACGCCGTTCAAGCCGGCCTTCGTGGGATGGAACGCCAATCAGGCCGATTTCACGCCAAAGGCCGGCAATGTCTCGAGCACGGGGGCGCCGGCGACGCGGACGAGCTATCCGCTCTTCGCCTTCGGCCCCGATTCCGCCAGCGGTCCGGCCAACAGCGGCACGCAAGTGGCGCGCATCTATGCCGTCCACGGCGATTTGATCGGCGTCAATAGCGGCCGTATCGTCGAGTTCACCGATGCCGCGCACGCGGGCATCACCTGGTACGAGGGGGCGCAACCGGTCTGGATGAAGGCGGGCCGCGATATCGTCAGCAGCGGCACGGCGCTGCTGGAATCCATCGACGGCACCGCCAGCGGCAACGATATGCGCTTCAGGAATCTCAGCAATTTATTCGTGCATAACAATGCGTATGACGTGTCGCTGGTGTCGGCCGGGCGCGACATCCTGGGCAGCTCCTTCAACGTGGCCGGTCCTGGCACCCTCGATATCAGCGCCGGACGCAACATATTGATGCAGGACAAGGGCAGCATCGTCAGCCTCGGCCCCATCGTTCCTGGCGACAAGCGTCCGGGCGCCGGCATCGCCATGCAGGCCGGCGTGGGCGCGGCCGGTCTCGACTATCTGCGCTTCGTCAAGCCGTATCTTGACCCGGCGAACGTGGCGCAGACGGGCGTGCCGCTGGCCGACCAGGCCGGCAAGGTGGTGAAGTCGTACGCGGCCGAGCTGGCCGGCTGGCTGAATGAACGCTACGGCTTCAAGGGCACGGCCGCCGAGGCGCAGGCCTTTTATCTCGCCTTGGCCGAGCCGCAGCAGCGCGTGTTCGCCCGCCAGGTGTATTTCGCGGAACTGAAGGCGGGCGGGCGCGAGTTCAACGATGCCGACAGCGCCCGCTACGGCAGTTTCCTGCGCAGCCGCAATGCCATCGCAGGCCTGGCGCCGGCCACGGACGCCAGCGGCAAGGCGATTTCGTATGCGGGCGACATCACCATGTACCGCGGCACGGTTGGTCTCTTCAACTCGGACTCGGGAAAAAACGACCGCATGGTTGCCCGCAGCGGCTACGTGCACACGAACTTCGGCGGCGACATCCAGCTGCTGACGCCGGGCGGCAGGCAGGTGTTCGGCATCGAAGGCGAGGCGCCGCCGGCCACCTCGGGCGTCATCACCAAGGGCGGCGGCAATATCGACCTGTTTTCGCACGGCAGTATCCTGTTGGGCCAGAGCCGCATCATGACGACGTTTGGCGGCGACATTCTGGGCTGGTCGTCGCAGGGCGACATCAACGCGGGGCGCGGTTCGAAGTCGACCATCGTCTACACGCCGCCCAAGCGCGTGTATGACAACTGGGGCAACGTGACCCTGTCGTCCGACGTGCCGAGCACGGGCGCCGGCATCGCCACCCTGGCGCCGATCGCGGAAGTGCCGGCCGGCGACGTGGACTTGCTGGCCCCACTGGGCACCATCGATGCGGGCGAGGCGGGCATCCGCGTCTCGGGCAACGTCAACCTGGCTGCGCTGAAGGTGATGAACGCGGCGAATATCCAGGTCAAGGGCGAAGCGAAGGGCATGCCGACGGTGGCGTCCGTCA
This genomic interval carries:
- a CDS encoding filamentous haemagglutinin family protein, producing the protein MTKLHTAQRPVPTVDTGAQRSSTLGSRLRLTPLAYALTTMLMAGAFTTPARAQQAFSGGWFAAKGAAQNTAATSGRLPNGQPLPLGSRPEGQQQQANQQLQRSLNNLNLAARAIAAQQSAQAQARQAAAGLPGAPDGLVKGGLQVDTNSLTVGWLNAQGPVQTVANGKTAVVVQQTADKAILNWETFNVGKDTTLTFQQQKDWAVLNRVNDPQARPSQIQGQIKADGTVLLVNRNGIVFTGTSQVDTRSLVAAAARVSDTQFQKNGIYSPGTAGASTFTDAAGKVQVQAGARIASNAPKGSTEGGGYVMLLGKEVHNGGEISTPKGQALLAAGDSFSIKKGVGTDGNPLSTTRGSEVVPQFAAGSTAGKVVNTGLIQAREGDVTLAGRTVQQDGVLLATTTTATRGTIHLNALGSDAAVTVGRGAATAILVEDDGKTTALDSQRDAMRGPAVTSTENILAVNDRRDQSRIEIGSAGTVEFLGDSLTLATGGQIAVNAAGRSLVRDGAQLDVSGAVGVKVAMEANNIDINVQGNEQRDAPVNRDGKALINNNIWVDRRKLVFVPKGTNGYDSDRWYTAGGLLEVAGYLGTQGHSVSEWMAQGGTVSFGGKDVVTQLGSSINLSGGTLDVQTGALRQTWLKGADGKLYEAGSAPADLAYAGVYKGYEEEHARWGKDASAFYANPLIAAQKRLENGYTVGRDAGKLVVATGSAVLEGSIAGDVFQGERQAQAPQAVLDGYQQSQLAAAQRGQLIVGQYQPMFDKRTGVLQHALSAVMDEVRLTRVQDGIAAGLDVADVLAAERQGKLLLDTNLLNSQQLGAVRIAAKGAITVDSALQVADGGNITLFGKEVAINASLRSRGGSIAAGNVLNQIGALGMLDTFVNPGVPPGKLVLADGVSLDTSGLLSNVLRDPLAAAGLPYLNGGSVSLRTYGDVRIGNGSLIDVSSGAAILAQAKQQGGKGGNVTLASYGATADLALGEGAQVRGHGVQGGGKLELQANKIMIGHIEKPEAGTVQLDGGFFDKGFSSYSLVGKQGVTVADGTQVDVRMPVLRVVENEKLALWTPEQVTENPLKGTLTQRKGASLAVQVGDIQSGAADMAIAELLVGKNAVVSVDAGQSIKLSSVGQLTVDGRLNAWGGKISLGGVGVDRPVSEAVEAAGHGRSIWIGEHAVLDVAARAVSATDAQGRRYGKVVDGGSIVVGGEIDHAQGSTSAASLFVVVRDGAVLDASGAHAVLDINGDAIDVASAGGSIALASNNGLYLDGQLLARAGGAGAAGGSLSVATGSPEYRKELAQARVLQGRQLILTQRQLASDLAEGISAQDGEQALQYGHGRLSVEQVDAGGFGNLALLGAVTFGGDVTLKMQQSFQLYGAPALAPGSSPDARVKVAAPYVRLASIKPVGRDFYVRPGTAGQTPVARQIGFEGDLIDVRGLVNIVADDVRLTSRGDLRFLLSPLGWDGNQPTTVLSTQGDMTLSAAQLYPETGAGAAVRAGVGTTLGNISYDPKRTLTIARSTDTIPAVPYSAFGMLQFGAAHIEQGGIVRAPLGLINLGVGTFASENSLSINLLPGSITSVSAAGMVMPYGGTADGQSWNVDGKKTEFIGVGGAAVNGAMRVGIDIASVEVAVKPGALLDLSGGGELTGAGFISGRGGSTDARYHPLLQVGANGGFVLPGLATNPVYAIVPGAQAPQAPAGGEKGAADPAIGRQVTIGKGVPGLPAGTYTLMPSTYALLPGAFRVELNGLAGQGASATLAQPLRNGSWAAPGTLSIAGTDIRAPLASQLILTPAKVLRTYSQYNETGYAAFALADAQTRGIPRPLLPADAKTLKLQLAPGAGIDAFQFDGTGKFAAATGGFGGTVSVIPGGPEDIEIVADGASATPDFGGVTLHAASLNAIGAARIVVGSTPIVIYGQGGNYISFGTAQAHNIYLRSGAVLSAPEVLLLARDPWNIEWTAGLIDIAPGAGINTLGRGKVAYDANDGFVYQSNAGIHMLAASNGLMNVAPVGGSARGGISVGVCGDACTDKGTASLYSEGTLLMSTNGSFELDNSARYGTRNLSLAVGAINMGSSEALAAAQANGTRSSGLAMNQGVLDRLLRGDTSTGAPALQALMLSAADSVNFYGDVVLDTYDKTSGKSTLERLVLTTPAMYGQGGADAVATIRTANLIWGGALSPAGNVITRGAGTGSGTLNLEAERIDFGFGPFTQPAGVDSFDRLALGFGYVNLKASGQVTANHKGSLSVYQAQGAYETGKGYQYSGGNLNISTPLLTGDAGSAHSYTAGGALTVAAPAGAAPAAPVKSNDGLGAQLALHGDSVSVATAVVLPSGKLTVSAQHDITVADGARIDMAGRKSTFFDVDKYSWGGDVTLDSRAGDIRQGAGSVIDLSAVNNRAGSLKAVALDGAAGMVNLQGKILGGASGSYDAGGTVVPYKKGSVDVRAQTLGEGGSLDSQFASLNGRLNEGGVTGGRSFQLKQGDLTIGNELKAGEVQVSLDNGRLTVAGVIDASGERVGSIRLAGKHGITLADNAVLDAHGTLLRVDSYGKIIDSPNRAMVELNGGEGLLSLAGGAQIDVRHGTAAVAGKGKGEHDGAARGTLELSAPRLGSGGSRTDADAATFGDIAIATGGGFTVRGAKSIAVNAMQRYDDAAYATDLSASGRPYQVINQAYLDSKHADSTAFIDAALANTNLRNIKLAGLTTAAYAEALHLRPGVDIVSKTPDGDLVVRGDLDLSGMRYASLNPRFPQTAVRGSGEVGSLLLRAGGDLSIYGSINDGFAPPPATQDDKGWILLPGRDINGSDVIVPGQGVTVADGTLFPGGIALNYDLPVKGFNLPANTRLPVAVTLDQPMTVRAGTVLAAAVRDSAGNIVHAAGSLLATEQVFTPGMRLDAGSVLAHAVKVRAMTWPKGVPLPGVAGERGVFVLDGNLALAVGALIPSGMDVKLMPNVESIQLRPEVAGSQGKLWAIAPMLAEGSQAWGLRLVAGADLEAADTRSVQAHPEHATLRLADSHYGVYGVLVPPKGVQYWTREAQELGEREGIPGIVAGEPITEEFTSQFGQTVEVFCANDPTLCVLKLAYVWTKAGAEEFADPSVKAGDVVDLDGLGWPTMCEENPTWCGTSSPSYNYKPSSLRHSVLRTGTGDLDMVSGGDLRVDSLYGVYTAGMSSVPTSASDPFNLPRSRNADGTVLANPDGAHERLVDGGADSIYRAWYPDQGGNLLLKVAGNLSGSLVDAPSASNERPVSKDAMADSAAVGNWLWRQGSGSVATGGPAQPTAWWINFGSYVRRDTLADTVLGFTGFGTLGGGNLRAEVAGDAGVQTLLTGSSYNGSINPRSQGLLLAVGGTGRVQADGSLLLTGGGDLDLRVGGVLNPAGTAGLSHINGALIDLRGHAETSATQLGSLALQYGSQPTQHVPLETRAYDAFTATRATPQGGMTLVPGDATFTVATLGDQVLQDVADPGRVPLFSASAFTSAKGEAGVGYSWFSLWTPRTALDLFSAGGNMTPLTAPVGTATDLAVVYPSIVRVAAPNGSLYYGKATASWNSATSYADPLVLAPSPSAQLEWLAGDSIYAGGYAISQSGAGADSMATPFKPAFVGWNANQADFTPKAGNVSSTGAPATRTSYPLFAFGPDSASGPANSGTQVARIYAVHGDLIGVNSGRIVEFTDAAHAGITWYEGAQPVWMKAGRDIVSSGTALLESIDGTASGNDMRFRNLSNLFVHNNAYDVSLVSAGRDILGSSFNVAGPGTLDISAGRNILMQDKGSIVSLGPIVPGDKRPGAGIAMQAGVGAAGLDYLRFVKPYLDPANVAQTGVPLADQAGKVVKSYAAELAGWLNERYGFKGTAAEAQAFYLALAEPQQRVFARQVYFAELKAGGREFNDADSARYGSFLRSRNAIAGLAPATDASGKAISYAGDITMYRGTVGLFNSDSGKNDRMVARSGYVHTNFGGDIQLLTPGGRQVFGIEGEAPPATSGVITKGGGNIDLFSHGSILLGQSRIMTTFGGDILGWSSQGDINAGRGSKSTIVYTPPKRVYDNWGNVTLSSDVPSTGAGIATLAPIAEVPAGDVDLLAPLGTIDAGEAGIRVSGNVNLAALKVMNAANIQVKGEAKGMPTVASVNVAAMTNASAAATQATAAAQEVVQRERAATRSAQPSVFTVRVLGFGSEAPPDSAQATPADGARIEAADYNPRSAVRVLGLGPLPESATRQLTAQERSRLSP